A single window of Acidobacteriota bacterium DNA harbors:
- a CDS encoding GNAT family protein, with protein sequence MTTAPTLRTDRLELSRLRESDAAAIYAYRSLPEVARFQSWEPASEDNVRELIAEATTIPFHHAGTRFQFALRLLATGEVIGDLGIHFPADQPHQAEVGITLAPSAQGQGLATEALRAILDYLFETLKKHRIYASTDPQNHPSHNLLRTVGFRQEAHFRQSLWFKGEWVDDVVFGLLRGEWVGSLA encoded by the coding sequence ATGACCACCGCCCCCACCCTCCGCACCGACCGCCTCGAGCTCAGCCGCCTCCGGGAGTCGGACGCCGCAGCGATCTACGCCTACCGATCCCTGCCAGAAGTCGCCCGATTTCAATCCTGGGAGCCCGCCAGCGAGGACAACGTGCGGGAGCTGATCGCCGAAGCCACCACCATCCCCTTCCACCACGCCGGCACCCGGTTCCAATTCGCCCTCCGCCTCCTCGCCACCGGCGAGGTGATCGGCGACCTCGGCATCCACTTCCCCGCCGACCAACCCCACCAAGCCGAGGTCGGCATCACCCTCGCCCCCAGCGCCCAAGGCCAAGGCCTCGCCACCGAAGCCCTCCGCGCCATCCTCGACTATCTCTTCGAAACCCTAAAAAAACACCGCATCTACGCCTCCACCGACCCCCAAAACCACCCCTCCCACAACCTCCTCCGCACCGTCGGCTTCCGCCAGGAAGCGCACTTTCGGCAGAGTCTGTGGTTCAAGGGGGAGTGGGTGGATGATGTGGTGTTTGGGTTGTTGCGGGGGGAGTGGGTGGGCTCACTAGCTTAG
- a CDS encoding DUF6036 family nucleotidyltransferase, which produces MTDLSLDQILGVLSRYEVEFVVVGGIAAILHGSSVTTQDLDVVYQSSPENLERLLKALRELEAEYDDPAGRRFEPDLDRLQSLRIHLLRTKHGRLDLLRAVGKGQDFEDLIARSSAFQVGEQQIRVLDLPALIEVKEQTNRPKDRHQLLFLRQLLAEIQRSESE; this is translated from the coding sequence GTGACTGACCTCTCCCTCGATCAGATTCTCGGGGTGCTGAGCCGCTACGAGGTGGAGTTCGTGGTGGTGGGGGGAATTGCAGCGATCCTCCATGGATCCTCGGTGACGACCCAGGATCTGGATGTCGTCTATCAGTCCTCGCCGGAGAATCTCGAACGCTTGTTGAAAGCGCTGAGAGAGTTGGAGGCGGAGTACGACGATCCGGCGGGGCGCCGATTCGAGCCGGATCTTGATCGGCTCCAATCGCTGAGGATCCACCTGCTGCGGACCAAGCATGGACGGCTCGATCTCTTGCGGGCCGTGGGTAAAGGGCAGGACTTCGAGGATCTGATAGCGAGATCGTCGGCCTTCCAGGTGGGCGAGCAGCAGATTCGCGTGCTCGATTTGCCCGCCCTGATCGAGGTCAAGGAACAGACGAATCGCCCCAAGGACCGCCACCAGCTCCTCTTCCTCCGCCAACTCCTGGCGGAGATTCAACGCTCAGAATCAGAGTAG
- a CDS encoding RebB family R body protein, translating to MAEPTPVNPQITDSVSQVNTKVLGSTPALAVGNALQGMSHAAVLNMVSASQAFQNWAITFDAATVQAAGEVLAAVGVEVEDDFDGLEPELPRDHDREEVFFTSSDQDED from the coding sequence GTGGCCGAACCCACGCCCGTCAATCCCCAGATCACCGACTCCGTCAGCCAGGTCAACACCAAAGTCCTGGGCTCGACCCCTGCCCTGGCGGTGGGCAACGCGCTCCAAGGCATGTCCCATGCCGCCGTCCTCAACATGGTCAGCGCCAGCCAAGCCTTCCAGAATTGGGCCATCACCTTTGACGCCGCCACCGTTCAGGCCGCCGGTGAGGTCCTCGCCGCCGTCGGCGTCGAGGTGGAGGACGACTTCGATGGCCTAGAGCCCGAGCTGCCCCGGGATCACGACCGCGAGGAGGTCTTCTTCACCTCCTCGGACCAGGATGAGGATTGA
- a CDS encoding RebB family R body protein gives MSDNEAKDSVSQVNTKVLGSAPAMAMGNLYQAASQALGNAMQNATMSQQELNTIAQAATTMGVATLFGNESAASAPPLSFDDEDWDLEDWDLED, from the coding sequence ATGAGTGACAACGAAGCGAAGGACTCCGTCAGCCAGGTCAACACCAAGGTCCTGGGCTCGGCTCCCGCCATGGCCATGGGCAACCTCTACCAGGCCGCCTCCCAAGCCTTGGGCAACGCGATGCAGAACGCCACCATGTCCCAGCAAGAGCTGAACACCATCGCCCAGGCCGCCACCACCATGGGCGTTGCGACCCTCTTCGGCAACGAGTCCGCCGCGTCGGCCCCGCCGCTGTCCTTTGACGACGAGGACTGGGATCTCGAGGACTGGGATCTCGAAGACTAG